One region of Anoplopoma fimbria isolate UVic2021 breed Golden Eagle Sablefish chromosome 10, Afim_UVic_2022, whole genome shotgun sequence genomic DNA includes:
- the polr2k gene encoding DNA-directed RNA polymerases I, II, and III subunit RPABC4: MDPQKDVQPPKQQPMIYICGECHTENEIKARDPIRCRECGYRIMYKKRTKRLVVFDAR; this comes from the exons ATGGATCCACAGAAGGATGTGCAACCGCCCAAACAACAGCCTATGATCTACATATGTGGAG aatGTCACACTGAAAACGAAATTAAGGCCCGTGATCCAATCCGATGCAGAGAGTGTGGATACAGGATTATGTACAAGAAGAGAACAAAGAGAT TGGTTGTCTTTGATGCCCgatga